In Acidiferrobacterales bacterium, a single genomic region encodes these proteins:
- the leuB gene encoding 3-isopropylmalate dehydrogenase yields MAANLLLIPGDGVGPEIMAQARLVLDELCNLTDLDVNCEYSDLGGAAYDKTGHALPPGTLSLAKDSDAVLFGAAGGPQWDSLPRENRPETALLRLRRELDLFANLRPAILFDCLASSSSLKADLVSGLDILIIRELTGGIYFGEPRGVETLDCGKRRGVNTLVYHEDEISRIAHVAFKIARQRDNRVCSIDKANVLETTELWRQIVTDVGGNHYPDVELSHMLVDNAAMQLVREPKQFDVIVTTNMFGDILSDVSAMLTGSIGMLPSASLDRNQKGLFEPVHGTAPDIAGQDKVNPLAMILSLAMLLRYTLKQDDLADKVEQAVENVIDNGLRTHDIFVEGAVLAGTGQMGSEVVSELRNLLN; encoded by the coding sequence GTGGCAGCCAATCTACTGCTGATTCCAGGCGATGGTGTCGGGCCGGAAATCATGGCTCAGGCGCGGTTGGTATTGGATGAGTTGTGCAATCTCACCGATCTCGATGTCAATTGCGAGTATTCAGATCTCGGTGGTGCTGCGTATGACAAGACCGGGCATGCGCTGCCGCCCGGTACACTGTCGTTGGCCAAAGACAGCGACGCGGTACTTTTTGGAGCCGCCGGCGGTCCTCAGTGGGATAGTCTGCCGCGGGAAAATCGTCCGGAAACCGCACTGCTGCGGCTTCGACGCGAACTTGATCTTTTCGCGAATCTGAGACCGGCGATCCTGTTCGACTGCCTTGCGTCGTCGTCCTCTCTTAAGGCTGATCTGGTGTCCGGACTCGACATACTGATCATCCGTGAATTGACCGGTGGAATCTATTTCGGCGAGCCGCGGGGAGTTGAGACTCTGGATTGCGGCAAGCGAAGGGGGGTCAATACCTTGGTCTACCATGAAGATGAGATATCCAGGATTGCTCACGTGGCGTTCAAGATCGCGCGTCAGCGGGACAACAGGGTTTGCTCCATTGATAAGGCCAACGTACTCGAGACGACTGAACTTTGGCGCCAGATCGTGACCGACGTCGGAGGAAACCACTATCCGGATGTTGAACTCAGTCACATGCTGGTGGACAACGCAGCCATGCAATTGGTGCGGGAGCCGAAGCAATTCGATGTTATCGTGACGACCAATATGTTCGGAGACATTCTGTCCGACGTCTCCGCAATGCTGACCGGTTCCATCGGTATGCTGCCTTCTGCATCGCTGGATCGCAATCAGAAAGGATTGTTCGAACCTGTACACGGTACCGCGCCGGATATCGCTGGACAGGACAAAGTCAACCCGTTGGCGATGATCCTGTCGCTCGCAATGCTGTTGCGCTATACACTGAAGCAGGACGATCTCGCCGACAAGGTTGAACAGGCGGTAGAGAATGTGATCGACAATGGCCTGCGTACGCATGATATTTTTGTCGAAGGTGCGGTATTGGCAGGAACCGGCCAGATGGGTTCGGAAGTTGTCAGTGAGCTTCGTAATCTTTTGAATTAG
- a CDS encoding aspartate-semialdehyde dehydrogenase — MNQEYDVAVVGASGMIGEAMMSILEERNFPVRNIYPLGSERSAGTALEFHGETVHIGLLSDFDFSHVQYGLFSAGAGISDVYARKAVDQDCTVIDNTSRFRYDPDIPLVIPEVNGEVLSGRDRLIANPNCSTIQMLVALKPIYDAAGIDRINVCTYQSVSGAGRSAVEELAEQSAALLSGRDAQVSVAPRQIAFNAIPHIDVFQENGYTKEEMKMVWETRKILNDDTIRVNPTTVRIPVFFGHSEAVHIETKQKITAAQARELLRSTEGITVIDDPDGLEYPTAVTDAANRDDVFVGRIREDISHEHGLNMWVVSDNVRKGGALNSIQIAEYLINAER, encoded by the coding sequence ATGAATCAGGAATATGATGTTGCAGTAGTCGGCGCTTCGGGAATGATCGGCGAAGCGATGATGTCCATCCTTGAGGAAAGGAACTTTCCTGTCCGGAATATCTATCCGCTCGGCAGTGAGCGCTCTGCAGGTACCGCATTGGAGTTTCACGGGGAGACAGTTCACATCGGATTGCTTTCGGATTTCGACTTCTCGCATGTTCAATACGGTCTTTTCTCGGCAGGGGCAGGCATATCGGACGTATACGCGCGCAAGGCCGTGGATCAGGACTGTACAGTCATTGACAATACTTCAAGATTTCGTTACGACCCGGATATTCCGCTAGTCATTCCGGAAGTCAACGGTGAGGTATTGAGCGGCCGCGACCGGCTGATCGCAAATCCTAACTGCTCAACCATTCAGATGCTGGTAGCCCTCAAACCGATTTATGATGCGGCGGGGATTGACCGAATCAATGTTTGCACCTATCAGTCAGTGTCCGGTGCGGGTCGTTCTGCAGTGGAAGAACTCGCGGAACAGTCGGCTGCGCTTCTGAGCGGACGTGATGCCCAGGTGTCGGTCGCACCGCGACAGATCGCATTCAACGCTATTCCCCATATCGATGTTTTTCAGGAAAACGGCTATACCAAAGAGGAAATGAAAATGGTGTGGGAGACTCGGAAGATTCTCAATGATGACACCATCCGGGTCAACCCGACTACGGTCAGGATACCGGTTTTCTTCGGCCATTCAGAGGCTGTGCACATCGAGACCAAACAGAAGATTACAGCAGCCCAGGCTCGCGAATTGCTCAGGTCTACCGAAGGCATTACCGTAATCGATGATCCGGACGGGCTCGAGTATCCAACCGCAGTCACTGACGCGGCCAATCGGGATGACGTGTTTGTTGGAAGGATACGAGAGGATATCTCCCATGAGCACGGTCTCAATATGTGGGTGGTCTCGGATAACGTACGCAAGGGCGGCGCACTGAACAGTATTCAGATTGCTGAATATCTGATCAACGCAGAACGTTGA
- the trpA gene encoding tryptophan synthase subunit alpha produces the protein MNPGSLTDTRITRKFAQLGEQNRKAFVAFLTGGDPNYEISRDLICGLPQAGVDLIEVGIPFSDPMADGPAIQASSQRALKAGMTLAKTLQLVRDFREQDQSTPIVLMGYYNPIYRYGVDRFVHECTSSGVDGLIIVDLPPEEDMELCDPALTAGLHWIRLVTPSTDDSRIESVLHNVSGFVYYISVLGVTGTRSAMTDHVDEAVTRLRQYTDLPLAVGFGIKTPEHARSVAEKADGIVIGSAIVDLVKANLDRDGSPNPGLAQAVHSYVREIADSVVQA, from the coding sequence TTGAATCCGGGTTCACTCACAGACACGCGCATTACGCGAAAATTCGCCCAGCTCGGTGAACAGAACCGCAAGGCATTTGTCGCATTTCTCACCGGAGGCGATCCGAATTACGAAATCAGTCGGGACCTGATTTGCGGTCTGCCGCAAGCGGGCGTTGATCTGATTGAGGTCGGAATTCCCTTCTCCGACCCCATGGCAGATGGCCCGGCGATTCAAGCGTCCAGCCAAAGAGCGCTGAAAGCTGGAATGACACTGGCAAAGACACTGCAACTTGTGCGGGACTTCAGGGAACAAGATCAATCGACTCCCATCGTACTGATGGGATACTACAATCCCATCTATCGTTATGGAGTCGATCGTTTCGTTCACGAATGTACATCGAGTGGAGTCGACGGACTGATCATTGTGGACCTGCCGCCTGAAGAGGATATGGAACTGTGTGATCCGGCGCTCACCGCCGGATTGCATTGGATTCGGTTGGTGACGCCGTCGACCGATGACAGCCGGATTGAATCCGTGCTGCACAATGTAAGCGGGTTCGTCTACTACATTTCGGTGCTGGGCGTGACCGGAACCCGCAGCGCAATGACTGACCATGTTGACGAAGCGGTGACGCGCCTTCGCCAATACACTGATTTGCCCCTCGCAGTCGGCTTTGGCATAAAGACACCCGAACATGCCCGATCTGTTGCCGAAAAAGCCGACGGTATCGTGATCGGTTCTGCCATCGTCGACTTGGTCAAAGCGAACCTTGACCGCGACGGATCACCGAATCCCGGACTTGCACAAGCCGTTCACAGTTACGTCAGGGAAATCGCCGACTCGGTAGTCCAAGCCTGA
- the trpB gene encoding tryptophan synthase subunit beta has protein sequence MSSQPESNIESYRSGPDETGHFGIYGGRFVAETLMPLILNVEKSYNQARQDPDFQADFDYFAKHYIGRPSPLYHAARLSENLSGPKIYFKRDELNHTGAHKINNTLGQILLARRMKKTRIIAETGAGQHGVATATVCALFDLPCVVYMGETDIERQAPNVFRMKLLGAEVVPVTSGTGTLKDAMNEALRDWVANVESTFYIIGTVAGPHPYPQMVREFQSVIGNETRQQILEAEGRLPDCLVACIGGGSNAMGLFHPFLDERDIRIIGVEAAGLGVETGKHAASITGGQPGVLHGNRTYLLQTEDGQIIDAHSISAGLDYPGIGPEHSWLNDNGRVQYVSVTDQEALDAFQLCCRTEGIIPALEPAHALAHVAKIASEFDRNQILVMNMCGRGDKDVFSVAEALGESI, from the coding sequence TTGAGTTCCCAACCCGAATCAAATATTGAGTCTTATCGCTCGGGACCGGACGAAACCGGTCATTTCGGCATTTACGGCGGAAGGTTTGTTGCCGAAACACTGATGCCTCTCATTCTCAATGTCGAGAAATCGTACAACCAGGCTCGACAAGACCCCGACTTTCAGGCTGATTTTGACTATTTTGCGAAGCACTATATCGGCAGGCCGAGTCCCCTATATCATGCCGCAAGGCTGAGCGAGAACCTGAGCGGACCGAAGATTTACTTCAAGCGGGATGAATTGAATCACACGGGTGCGCATAAGATTAACAATACCCTGGGCCAGATACTGCTGGCGCGCAGGATGAAGAAAACCAGGATCATCGCAGAAACAGGCGCCGGCCAGCACGGTGTCGCAACGGCAACCGTCTGTGCGCTGTTCGACCTTCCGTGCGTCGTCTATATGGGAGAGACTGATATAGAACGCCAGGCTCCCAATGTATTCCGGATGAAGCTGCTCGGCGCCGAAGTCGTTCCAGTCACTTCGGGTACCGGAACACTCAAGGACGCCATGAATGAGGCATTGCGTGACTGGGTAGCCAATGTTGAATCGACTTTCTACATCATCGGTACAGTTGCCGGGCCCCATCCCTACCCGCAAATGGTGCGTGAGTTTCAGTCAGTGATCGGAAACGAAACCCGTCAACAGATTCTGGAGGCCGAAGGCCGCCTTCCCGATTGCCTGGTTGCATGCATCGGCGGAGGTTCCAATGCAATGGGATTGTTCCACCCATTTCTCGATGAGCGTGACATCCGGATCATCGGCGTCGAAGCTGCCGGGCTGGGGGTGGAAACGGGAAAGCATGCCGCTTCCATCACCGGCGGACAACCGGGCGTGCTGCACGGGAATCGGACTTACCTGCTTCAGACTGAGGATGGGCAGATTATCGATGCACACTCCATTTCAGCCGGACTGGACTACCCTGGAATCGGACCCGAACATTCCTGGCTCAACGATAACGGTCGCGTCCAATACGTGTCAGTCACCGATCAGGAAGCATTGGACGCGTTTCAGTTGTGCTGTCGGACAGAAGGCATCATCCCTGCCCTGGAACCGGCGCATGCACTTGCGCACGTCGCCAAAATTGCTTCCGAATTCGACCGCAATCAGATTCTTGTCATGAACATGTGCGGTCGGGGCGATAAGGATGTATTTTCCGTTGCTGAGGCACTGGGAGAATCGATTTGA
- the truA gene encoding tRNA pseudouridine(38-40) synthase TruA — MRIAGCMEYDGTGFCGWQVQHGQYTVQEALESAISHIADHRVQVHGAGRTDSGVHACGQIFHFDTDSARSEHSWVMGINSKLPKQASLLWVKVVPETFHARFSAISRRYRYILLNRRARPGAMTGKTGWYPRALDVERMNGCAQNLLGEHDFSAFRSAQCSNKVTTKRIVAIDVKRCDDWVWIDVEATGFLHNMVRIIAGTLVEVGCGDRDSDWVCEVLAGKDRTKAGVTVPADGLYFVNVRYPLEFSLPAPPAAFRFW; from the coding sequence ATGAGAATCGCTGGCTGTATGGAATATGACGGGACCGGATTTTGCGGTTGGCAGGTTCAGCACGGCCAGTACACGGTGCAGGAAGCATTGGAATCGGCGATATCCCACATTGCCGATCACAGGGTACAGGTCCACGGTGCCGGACGAACAGACTCGGGCGTGCATGCCTGTGGACAAATATTTCACTTCGATACCGACAGTGCCAGATCCGAACATTCTTGGGTGATGGGGATCAATTCGAAACTGCCGAAACAAGCCAGTCTGCTTTGGGTCAAGGTCGTGCCGGAAACGTTTCACGCCCGCTTCAGTGCGATCAGTCGTCGATATCGTTATATTTTGCTGAATCGAAGAGCCCGACCGGGAGCCATGACCGGCAAGACTGGCTGGTACCCCCGTGCGCTGGATGTGGAACGGATGAATGGGTGTGCGCAGAATTTGTTGGGTGAGCACGACTTCAGTGCATTTCGCTCCGCACAGTGCTCGAACAAGGTGACTACCAAGCGTATCGTCGCAATTGACGTGAAAAGGTGCGATGACTGGGTGTGGATTGATGTCGAAGCCACCGGTTTTTTGCACAATATGGTTCGAATTATCGCAGGTACCCTGGTCGAGGTCGGCTGTGGCGACCGGGATTCGGATTGGGTTTGTGAGGTGCTGGCGGGCAAGGACCGGACAAAGGCTGGCGTTACGGTACCGGCAGACGGATTGTATTTCGTGAACGTGCGATATCCTCTGGAATTCTCCTTGCCGGCCCCGCCTGCCGCATTCCGGTTCTGGTAA